DNA from bacterium:
ATACCTAATTCTTCCGGACCGTAGGCGTAAGGGCAATGGCTCATGCTGCAAATTGGAAACTGTTTTTTGAACTCGGTGAAGAAGCTAGTGAGTAATTGGTAACACTTGTCCACCAAACGTTTGACCGCTTCAGGCTCTTCTCTCATGGCGATAAACATATCTTGTTTTCGCCAAATAAGAGCGGCGATATCGAAGGGGCTTTGGATATCAGGCACTCCGACGGGTACATCCGTCCCAAGCCGCTCTTGAGCCAGATAGTACAGCTCGAATATTCGTTCTATCAGTCGTACATTCAGGCTCGGCGCTTCGAGCTTATCAGCTTCTTCGGATGTACACACCAACGGGAGGGCGAACGGGATATTTTGCCCGTCTATCTTCACCGGCGCGCCAAAACATGCTGCAAAGAACTCTGTTCCTACCCAAGAACCGGCCCAAGGAACACTGTCATCCCCTATCATAAGATGCCACCGAAGCCGATCTTCATACATTTGCAAAGTACACGGCAGCCAATCTTTGACAGGAGCTTCGGACACCGCTGCATCCCCATCCGGCTTTTCAAACGGTTTTCCTAAGGGGTCCATAATAATCGCATGCCCCCGGAATTCACCCGCAAATAAATCCACC
Protein-coding regions in this window:
- a CDS encoding uroporphyrinogen decarboxylase family protein, whose protein sequence is MLASAKKNRQFLVDLFAGEFRGHAIIMDPLGKPFEKPDGDAAVSEAPVKDWLPCTLQMYEDRLRWHLMIGDDSVPWAGSWVGTEFFAACFGAPVKIDGQNIPFALPLVCTSEEADKLEAPSLNVRLIERIFELYYLAQERLGTDVPVGVPDIQSPFDIAALIWRKQDMFIAMREEPEAVKRLVDKCYQLLTSFFTEFKKQFPICSMSHCPYAYGPEELGIWLSEDEAGSMSVRDFEEFCLPTLTRLSEDHGGLFMHCCAAADHQYDNFNKIPNLRGINRVFQAVGPRPAIKAFENRTVIMQAWWNLEKINGLLDMALPGTRFLLNMGPEDPDDS